The Vanrija pseudolonga chromosome 1, complete sequence genomic sequence AACGGCTTTCGCGACTCGGCGCGCCTCTGCCTCCgaccgacctcctcggcggggtACAAGATTTGTCTGGTATCGACACTTGATTTCTGCGGTATAGCGTTTTGACTCGACTCGGTTCCATTGTTCGGTTTCATCGCTCATATCTAGGTCGGGCGGGGGACGCCGGCAgcagctgcggcggcggcgtttCTATACGTCAGCATTTGCACCACGAGACACACTACTCACCGGTTGGGAATCTGTACATGCTCTCGGACAAAGCTGGCCAACTGCGACAGCTGGGCCTtggtgacggcgagctccTTCTCCAGCGTCTGGATCTTGGCATCGCGCTCAGTAATCTCGCGCGTGAGCGTCTCGAGTTCCTCCTTTCGCCGCAGGCGGTGCTTCTGTGCCGAGCGGCGATTGATGCTTCGCCGGTCTGGACGTCAGCTGTCGTCGCCAACAATACCACTCACGCTCAAGCCTGTCGATACGTCTCTGCTCCTCGGGGTCAGACCCATCGACATTACGCACGCTGCGCTTCGCTCccagccgcctcgacgacgcgccggcgttcgctgcgctcgacccCAGCGCTTCAGCATCCGGCGCGATGGTCGTTGGcgcaccgctgccgccccagGGCACAGCGGTCGCGCCGAGATTGAGCGCGTTCAGCTCTAAGAGCGGAGACGGGGAAGGCTGGAAGTCTCCTGCCACAGAGTTGTCGTCCGTGTCCATGTCGGTCGTGTAGAAGCCAGAGTCATCCACATCCGTGCTCGACAGCGACACGCGCGAGTGGTTGCTCGCAGCGGAACGAGGGCGGAAGACGTCCTCAGTGGGCGCGGCAGGGGCTGCTGACGCtgacgctggcgctggggtcTCGGGCGGCACGAAGCCCGAAGgtgggtcgaggccgacctggGCAAAGAAGGTGTCGTTCGTCGTCGACTCGTTGAGGAAGGCCATCGGGTTGAACTCtgacggctggcgcgcgaggccggccgCAGCGGGGTCGATCGTGCCCGTGCCAGTGGTGCCGACCTCGGATGGCAGCTGTCCAAAGCCATGAAGCTATCGTCAGCCACCGCATCGCGCGCTTCCTTCACTCACATAGCGATCGAGTAAGGACTGGTCTccgagcgccgagtcgctctggagcacgccgagccgcccgccgaggagcgactCAAAGTCCCTCCCAATGCTGTCGGTCGGTCCGAGgccggcaccagcgccgccgaggttgggACGAGGgaggtcgcgctcctcgcggtcgGGCCGGAtagtcgccgacgacgagttgaaGCTGGCGCGTGTGAGCTAGGTGAAggggggaaggcgaggaaggcgaggaaaGAGGGGAAGGTAGGCTCGGACTTACGAGTCTGCAGGCTTGAGGAGCGGAGCCATGGTTGGTGGCGATGGCTATGTGGACGAAGTGATGGTGGTAGTGATGGTGACGACGCGGTATGTGGACTGCCCGAGTGAtggtcctcggcggcgttggtggCAAGCGGGGAAAAGGTGGTGACGGTGGTGGCGACCGTGGTGACGGTGGGTGACGGGAGTGGCGACGATATACGTTGAGAGTAAGGTtgaaggagggaggggggaaggTGGTTAGCGTCGACTTTGTTATGTCTTTTCCTTTTGCCAGACGAGTTGTAGTGAAAGAAAAACAACAGGACTCGCCTTGTCCCCTCTTCGGCACGGCTTTGGACGCACCGACACAGTGGGCACACACTGGCAGGACACACACAGGAGACCACAATGGCGCCAGGCACGGAACAGTTGACTGGACTGCGGCCACGTGAAACACACAATCTATCACATCTGATCCCGTCGCCGCACACACCCCAGCCGGCTCCCCCTATAAAGTGTCCCAGCAGTCCGCTACATATGCGCTACTACTATATCCCTTCGCCTCGATCCCCTCTGCCCGATATCCCCTCGTCGACTCGACATGCCACATACACTGATACACGCGGATAGCACCGCCCCTCAATCATACTTGTACTGGGCGACAAAGTGGCGGATCTTGTCTGTAATGATGCTCGCCCTGACCTTGATGTTGGGCTGGCTGACACTGACACCCTCTTCGCATCCGCGCATGCCACACGTGTCGGGCGTGCAGTACTTGTCCTCGTTGACGAGGAAGTGCTGCACACCGGCGGCGGTAGCCAATGGGCTGTAGTCTGTCTGTCGGCGAGTCAGCAaagcgcgccgtgccgtaCCGCTGTCAAAGACTTACGACTGTGCACCCCTTGGGCTGCATTTCAAACACGGCGCGGTGCTTGCCAGAGTTCATCCACAACGTGTGCGTCAGGCCGTTGCCATGGACTGACACGAAGAAGTCGACCGTGCCAACAAGCGCCTGGGTGCTGTTAGTGCCGAtcgtggcgcggcggacTCACAATCTGATCGACAAAGgtgacgtcgtcgtcgaacaTGGTAATGGTAAGCTTGACgagcccctcctcctcgagcttcttgagctggAGAACGAGTGCCTGGTGGTCGGAATCGGCAAGACGGCGCGTGGTGTCCTGGCGTGAAAGGTAGAGCACGTGCGGCTTGCGATGCCTCTTGATCTTGACAACACGGTCGCGGAGTTCGGTCAACCACTCTGGGTAGACAGGAAGGCGCAAGACATCACCCCACGGCttccacgacgccgagggacCGTTGTGACCGCTGTATCGGTCTCCGATGACGGCCAGCGGGAAGCGGTACAGCTCACCGGTGGCAGCAAGCTTCTCCCAGTCCTTACGGGCCTGAATCTTAATTCCAGGGCTAGGGGGGGCGTCAGTTGCCGCGCACAAGAATTCTCTCTCACAAGAATGCGTTGAGGAAGAACtcgttggcgccggcgtggtccTGCCACATCATCTGTGGATCGTTGAGGTCCGCAAAGTCTTGCTCATTGTAATTGCGGAGGAAGTTCATGTGCGTGAAGGTTGGCAAGCGCTTGCCAGTCTGGTAGTAGTAGTGCTGCACGATGCGCCATGCACCGAGGAACATCTCGCCCATAAAGTGGTAATAGTGACCGATGACTGGTGATATCAGCGCACGGACTTGACTGCAACGATGTCACAATACGACTAGATGTCACGACACGACTACCCACACTCAAAGTCGTTGAGGAAGAACTGGCAATGTCAGCGTCGGCCGGACggacgcgcacgcgcacgcgctccacGCTACTCACATGCGTGCCGGGCACCTCgatggcgtcgtcgctgaaCGCCTTTGCGACCTCTGGAAGCGTGCTTGTGCCGAGCTCCTTCGACTCGTCCATGTGCGAGTCGAGGGCCGGGCCACGAATTGAGAGGATCCTGACAACCTCATCTGGCACCTGGCCCCAGTACTTGGTGCCGTACTCCTTGATGTGGTTCGAGCTGACCACGTACTTGAGCTCCGGGATGTGCCATGGCGCGTCGGTGAGGAAGTAGTAGGTGTAGTTGCGCCAATATCTGGGCCGCGTGAGCTGCTTGTCGTGGTTCCTAGCGCCAAGAACAGATCTAGCTCACACATTCTCCGCAATCGTGAAGCCTGGCGCGTGGGCGATGATCTTGGTGAGGTGtgggctgccgccgctgctggcgctgctgctactaTATGCTGCAGAGCCGTCGCCAGAGGGGAAGAGCCAGCTCCATACTGATCTGCTGGCGGAGGTGCTCTGGTTCTTGTGGGAGGGGAaggcgatgaggaggaagaggggaGCAACGATGAAGCTGATGATGATGATACGCAGCTGGGACCGCGTTAGCAGCATGGTGGACGTCGAGTCGATGAAAGTCGAGCAATATCAACAACGTCAAAGACGCGTGTGAGTTGGTTGGGTGACagcagtgtgtgtgtgttctggcggctggctgcctgAATTGCAGGCTGGATGCCGTGCAGTGTGCAGCATGCGCGCGAGCAgagtgtggtgtgtgtgtggttgccgcgccgccagccagacCGCGGAATGGAAGGTCATTCAGTGGTGCACTGGGCTTGTGGGATGCATTGTCCTGCGCTGTCCTGGCTCTCAGCCGTAATCGGGCCAAAGGGAAAGTTGCAGCCAGGTCGAGCGAGGGCAGGAGACCCCTCCCAACGGCTATTTCTACGCTAACAAAAGTAAAAGGACGCCACTGACATGCAGCACCTCGAATGAGGCAAAGGGTCACGGTTGCAGGGCAAGGGGGCGAAGGGCGACAGGGACTACAGGGCAGAGGCATAGAGGCAACATGATCCGCCTACAGTTGTTGTTATTGCGCACTCTCTGCCATCCTGCCATCCTGCCAGCCATACTCAGCCAAACAACGCCCAGACCTGACACGCTGGcaacgccctcggcgccgccagagACGCCCCAATTCTGATACACAGCCTCGACACACATCGGCTGAATGGGGAttgacgccgcggcgccgaggcggcgacaTGTGAGAACCGACAGgctgtgggcgggcggcgagggtggtTGCACGGGCGGGGAGTACAGCAAGGAGTTCGTGCAGCCGTGCAACGGCACGGGACCGGCGCGCAGCCTGCCAAGACTACCGTGTCTGCAGCCTGCTGCAGCCTGACCGTCCCGATCCCTCGTTAGGCCAACCTGCACATACATCGATGGTTGCGTTGGTTACTTAGCGCAGAGGTACTACCCGCGACAAACTGTGTCGGCTCTTGTCCCCACCCAACGGCGACTAAAAACTGAAAATAGGCAAATAGGCGTAATCACCTGCCCTTCCAGGACGGCCTGGCCACTCACCGTCCTAGTGCTAAacttgtcgacggcgccaaggggGGATAAGGCATCTAGAATGCTGCAGTtcggaggtcggcggcgaagCGCGAACTTGGGTGGTGCAATCATTGCGCTAATCGTCGATCTGGGATGTGTACCAGTGTATGGTAGccaccgcccttgccctctTTCCAGCAGCGCCCTTGCCCTCTTTAAAGTCTCCGAGTCGCTTGTCGCGCACCCGGAATCAGAAACAGGCGCAAGGTGACCTCCCAAGACCCTCACCAGACATGGGCTGCTGGGTGATTGATGCACTCGTCGCACTCGTCTGTGTCAAACCTTGTCCACACCCACAGAGCTTACTTGTGCATATGTGCATCGTGCATAAGTACATAACCTGGCGATGACGTCAAGCTCAACTCGAGGCACAGGTGGCCGTGCGCGTGCCTTATCAAGCAAGAGGAGGTcaatgcagcagcagcaaggcgACGACTAATCGGGGAAGTGGTGGTATCGTCCAAGTGGTAAGTGATGGAGGAGGGTGCAGAGTGGGCATATCGAGGGATAGATAGGCGTATGCAACGAAGGGAGGCCTGCCACACCCAGATAGAACCTTCTTGGCGTGAGTGATAGCGTGATCCTCTGTCAACGCCGCAAGATTGAAGGATGTGCGCGGAGGTGAAGGAGGTGCGAGGCATTCAGTAAACCCAAACCCAAATCCATTTTTAAATGAGGACCTCTTGTCGGCTGTCGTGCCCTAATGACCCTAATGAAATTCTTCACCCAGCAGCCAGAAGCCAGGAGACAGCCACAACATAGTCGCGAGAATAGCAGCAacgcgccagccagccggccTGCCCTGCCCTGCTCACAGCCGCacttcgccgccgccctaAGCAGCACACAGTCAACTGTtgctgctcgctcggccGACATCGACCCGCCCAAGGCGCAGCTACATAAGACGGAACGGCTCCAGCACCGGCCAAAGCGGCCACTGCATCCGGACGCCTTGGACACCACCCACACATCATGTGACGCGTGCTGCCAACGAGCTGGTCATgagacgacgcgcgcagacgccccgcgcgccccgccccgcccgcaggTGACCTCTGCCAAGAGAGCTTGGGCGTCAGTCGGCGGGCGGAGCCTGCCTGCGCAATGGGCCGTGGGGCCGTGGGTGACTTTGGCGAGGGCCtcagcgaggcgaggaggaaggagaaaGAAGACACAGGCGGACATGAAATCGACCGAGCGAGAGCTGGAGGGGAGGTGCATCACGCCGGTATGCCGGCCCACCCATCGCACCGCGCACCGATCCGACAACAACGTGGCCATTTCCCCGCCTGTCGCTGTTATGGGGCAGGGTCGTCagtgccgccggccggcgtaGTCCGGCGAGTCgcgggccgaggtggcgggcggcggtggcgcgtgCGGGCATCTCGCGGCGGCAAGTGGTGCGGGGGAGCGTGAGTGAGCTAAGGCCGGGCCTGCGTCGCTGTGAGGGCGAAGAACAAAAGAGGCAGGgcagaacgacgacgacgaggcgtgggcgtgggagGATTTGTGCAGCATCGTGATTCCGAGGAGATGCAGCACAGAGGCCCCCTCGGCCACTTTCCCCCTCGCTTAGCCCGCCCATCGTGGATCATGCGCGCCAAGATTACCCCCACTTGTTCCGGCTGCCCTGCCCCCACCCGGCCCAATCACGAGCCGAACGACGATCATTCCGATGTTGCTGCGTTCCGATGCTCTCTCTCTGTTGTGAGTTGTTGCTCGAATCGACGACTGCTGCACTCGTtgcgacgacctcgcctgtgctcctgctgctgcactgcaCCCACCGCATAGAAACTACTTCTGCATCCCTTTTGATTTACTGCTTATCTCCTGAAACAACTACTACCCCGTCATCAAACAACCCGTAGAAAAAGCCCAAGTAATGATATCACCATGCAGCGTTCGTAGCGCAGCTGATGGATGCAATCGTGCTGTCGCTTGGAATGCTCGCTCTGTGGCCTAAATCGCTTAGGCgaagaggtcgaggacggcacgGCCGATGATGGTGCCCTTGGCCATCTCCTCGTAGACCGAGTCGAGGGCCTTGAAGGGAACGACCTTGATGGGGGTCTTGAcgtggccggcggcggcaatggcAAGAGCCTCGTTGCAGTCGAGGCGGTTGCCGACGTACGACGAGGTGAGGGTCTTGTTGTGGAGGACGGTGAAGAAgacgtcggccttgacgtAGGCACCGGCGGGGGGGAgaccgacagcgacgacagtGCCGAAGGGGCGGATGTACTCCATGGCGGTGAGGTAAGCCTCAGGCTTGGGCGAGGCaatgacggcggcgtgggggcCGAGTCCGTCGGGGgtggcggccttgacggcggcAATGATGGCGTCTCCGGGGTGCTCCTTGAAGTCGacccaggccgaggcgccgagcttggcggtgagggccttcttctcggcacCCGAGTCGATGGCGATCGACGAGAGACCCATGTACTTGGCGTACTGGATGGCGACCGAGCCGagaccaccaccggcaccgggGATGGCGACCCactggccggcgcgggcaccCGAGCGCTTGAGGGCCTTGTAGACGGTCACACCGGCGCAGAGGATGGGGGCAGCCTCAGCCATGTCGAGGTTGTCGGGGATGATGGTGAGCTGCGAGGTGTAGGCGGGGCAGTACTGCTGGAACGAGCCCTGGGCGTTGATGCCCGAGcacttggcctcggcgcagaGGGGCTCGTTGCCGGCAAGGCAGTAGTCGCACTGGTTGCACGAGTGGGCGATCCACTTGACACCGACGCGGTCTCCGATCTTGAGCTTGGAGGTGGGGTCGTTGATGGCGACAATGATACCCGAGCCCTCGTGGCCGGCGATGCAGGGGCgctcgggcttggcgggcCAGTCCTCCTTGATGACGTGGAGGTCAGTCTGCGAGGTGGGTTAGCAAgtgaggacgatgaggagtAGCAGCGACGACTAACGTGGCAGACACCCGAGTAGAGGATCTTGACGAGAGCGCGTCCGggctcgagctggtcgggCTGGACAACGGGGATCTCCTTGATGGTGAAGCCAGAAGCGTCGTCGGAGACGGCGGCAAGCTGGACCTTGGGGATCTGCTCGTTGGACATTGttgtgggtgggttgggttggtTGGGTTGGAGTAGTAGTAGTGTAGAGATGCTCGAGAGGAGGCTTGGTGAAGAGACAAGAAGTGTCCAGAGGGCCTCTTCTTATACCTTGTCGAGGGGGGTCGGGTCGTCGGTTTCCAGTATCGATGCCAGAAGGCTCTCACAGTCTCTCACACCTGCAACAACCACTGCTGGACGCCCtccgagcgagcgagagcgaaggctgcagccgcagcagctcTGCGCCTCCCTTGATCCCATCAGTGGCGGAACGCCCATCGCTGCCTCCGCCCCCTGCCCTGGCACACCGGACCCCACGGCACATGCGCTCGGGTCGCGACTTGCTCCGACACTGCCCGGGCGCGCAAAGATCTAGAGCCCCGCTCGAGCAATAACCGGGTGCATGTGCCAGGGCCTTGATTGTCTGTTCACTTGCGCTGCGGCCTGTTtgagggggtggggtggtggggtggggctgCTTGGCAAAACACACATGAGTCGCCCGTCTCAAACCGTAACGTACAGGCAGCTGTaggctcctgctcctcctctcggcTGCTGCAGGGGCGGGCTGGGCATGCGGCGTGGTCACAGCAGAGCAGAGCCCACAATCGCCGCAGGTTGAGAGCGTCTACCGAGAGGGGGCCCGCTCCGATGTTCCTAGCCACCCTGAGCTCGAGACGGCTATAGACTTCTTGCCGGTCATGTCGCTCGCGTCCAGCCAGTCAGAGCGGGTTCTGGCCCCCCTTGTTGCCACTTGTTGCCGCTTCATCTGCGGCAAAAGATATCGATAGTGAGCCGGTAACGAGGCAACCGGTACATCAAGCCGCCCCAAAGAATCGAAAACTCGGCGCCAGGCGGTGCCAatctgcggcggcggcggcggcgctcgctcgctcgctgctcgagaGTTTTCTGTTCCTGGGACAACACACTGACACACTGCTGGCGCCCCGGGGAGCCCGACGGGGGGGTGACGAGGCAAAGAggagacgagggcgaggggcgagaaCGCAGCAGCATCATTGTGCACAACGACGTTGCTacgcccagccagccctggggtgggtgggtgggtggactGTGCCGaatggccgccgcgcgcctcccTCCCACTCGCACTTCCCCAAGGTGGCCCACATTTGCCCCGGGGCCACTGGTAAGCAGGGGCGAGCGAGTAGCGAGACGAGGCGACGTCGTTGGCTcgggcgtggtcgtcgcgacgacgctggTGCATGCTTTGGACATTGGACGGGGCatggcggggcggggcgggggcggggcgggcgtggcaTTACCATGCAAGGCGTACACTGACTGACCCATGCTGCTCGCTCCACTCCAGGTGCGTGTGCATGTTACGAGGGGCTcgggtggcagcagcagcagcagcagcagcaacaacacgCTCTGCCTCGTTTCGTCGTACTCCCCATCAACGTTTGCTGGTAGCCTAGCCTAGCAACGCCAAGTCTTATCGGACACTCTCCGTCGATCACGGTGGGTATTGATTGGCATTGACtggcgggtgggtggtggctaGATTAGCCCGGTCGAGAGGGCGGCCGGCAACCTGCCTGCTCTCTGACGCTCTCTGCCTCTCTCTGGCTTGCACTCGGGCCGCTCTTTTTTTCTTTCTCTTCTCCCTTAaccgcccgcctcgcctcagGACCGTGTGAGCCACGACGCTCGAGACCACAGGTGACTGACCCGATCCGAGCCCAGCCTTTCCGAACCAGTCGTTCCGAGAGAGACATCTCGCTGTGCCGTGCGTGCCACgtcacggcgtcgtcgttccgACCAGCCAGGGCAGGGCTGTTGGCCCCGGACGGCCCAAGCCGACGTCGCAGGCAAGGAACAAGCATGAGCCCAGCTGCTCACTGCAGTAGCAGCCGGTTACTCTAGCCGTGCGTTTCCGTGTGCTGTGAACCCACTCTGCGCCTCGGAAATGCCAGACGGTCGATATCAAAAATCTGTAAATACGGCCTGGGCATTTCGTAGAGCCTCAGCAGAGTCATGTGACTGACCCGGTGCTTGTAGGCTGCAACTTGACCCGGTTGGTGCGGGCcgggccgtcgtcgttgttgacAGCGTCGGGTGCGTCGCGCGGTACAAACCTCGAGCCCGGCCTGCGAGTGCACGCGCAACGACCCGCCGGCCCTTATCGAACCCGATTATTTCGAACGGAACGCTTGCGCTCCTCCCGAAGCAGTGACCGAGAGGAAAAAAAAAAGTCGAATGTGTGGGGACCGGACGACGGTGACGGGGGCACGACTTGCAGCGAGCTAGCAACCACGGCTGGCTCGGGGACCACAAGGCCATGTACTGTAGGTGGTGGCTGCTGGGCGTTACACTGCGATCggacagcgccgcgccacggtcccgacggcggtggagggggtGTGGAGGGGGGATGGGGGGTCGGTGGGATACCCCCCGCTGTCGCTGATGTTGGACTGTTGCTCATGGTTGGAACTTGGGGGGAGAAGGGGCTGAGTCGACTTCACTGGTGAGCTTGCGGGGTGGGGAGTGATGAGGGTGACGAGGTTGAGCCGGCCGGTTGagctggctgggcgggcggggaaGGTGGTGCGGGGCAtgatggcgagctcgagctcgagctcgagctgtgGGGGAACTcacgcgcagctcgacatTAACGATGACGAGgccagcgagctcgacagcgacgctCCCAcacccagctcgacctcgccatcgccatcgccatcgccgtcgccatcacctCGCCCAACACCCTCCCTTCGACACGacgaccccgcccccaccgccccaccaccccgcccccacgCACCACAGACGCGTGAATAACCGCATtcacgcacgcgccgccgcgctcaggCCAGGCCGTGAGGCGAGATGAACGCCGTGGTCGCGGTCAGAGCGGTGGCGGGAttgggcggggcgagcgggggcgggggatcGCGCTCGGGCCGGCTGTGACGCGACAgacagtgacgacgacggtgacgcAGGTCTCGGGGTGTGTTGAAGTGTCGAGGTGTTGTCGACTCATGCCCAGCCATCGACGCCCACCAGCGTAGGTACTTGAGGACACTATGGGTTACGGCGGGTGATGGCGACGCGAGGCCAAGTGGTCGTGAGCAggcagcccagcccagcccagcccagcccagcccagcccagcccagcccagcccccCGCGCAGTACCCAGCCTGCCTACACCTGCCATGACGCTGACCTCGCTCGCAGCTTTATCTACCCCATACCCCGCCCAAGAATCCACCCCAGCAAGGACCCGaccggccgcgcgcagcggtTGTATCAGGCCATCAGGCCCAGACACGGTGGTCGACACGAACACTGCGCGGTCACGCCGTCGATCcggcagcgacgcgcgcgagtagccgtaccccgtcgtcgttgtctgGAGCTCCGCGGGGTGTGGTGATGCCCCCACCGCGCCGTGAGTCCACCGCAGGCTCGGAAGCgaccgcgcgcgagcggcgtcgtcggcgagggcagcggcaagcCACGCCGGCGTACCCACCCTCGGTGCGTGAGAATCCGCCGTGGGCATGGCCCTGCCTGCGCCGTtcgtggccgccgcagccatgCTGACGGGAATAGATGACTACGGACATTGGATGGCGGGCATGCTCGCTCGGTGCGTACCGCGATGGCCCGAGGTTGGCGAACTCGAGCTCAGGTGCATGTCCCGTGCTGCTCTCCActgc encodes the following:
- the adh-1_1 gene encoding Alcohol dehydrogenase 1, encoding MSNEQIPKVQLAAVSDDASGFTIKEIPVVQPDQLEPGRALVKILYSGVCHTDLHVIKEDWPAKPERPCIAGHEGSGIIVAINDPTSKLKIGDRVGVKWIAHSCNQCDYCLAGNEPLCAEAKCSGINAQGSFQQYCPAYTSQLTIIPDNLDMAEAAPILCAGVTVYKALKRSGARAGQWVAIPGAGGGLGSVAIQYAKYMGLSSIAIDSGAEKKALTAKLGASAWVDFKEHPGDAIIAAVKAATPDGLGPHAAVIASPKPEAYLTAMEYIRPFGTVVAVGLPPAGAYVKADVFFTVLHNKTLTSSYVGNRLDCNEALAIAAAGHVKTPIKVVPFKALDSVYEEMAKGTIIGRAVLDLFA